The Hyperolius riggenbachi isolate aHypRig1 chromosome 3, aHypRig1.pri, whole genome shotgun sequence genome window below encodes:
- the WDR83OS gene encoding PAT complex subunit Asterix: MTGNSGSDPRRPGKILRYKPPTTESSPTLDDPTPDYMNLLGMIFSMCGLMLKLKWCAWIAVYCSFISFANSRSSEDTKQMMSSFMLSISAVVMSYLQNPQPMSPPW; this comes from the exons ATGACGGGGAACAGCGGCAGCGACCCCAGGAGGCCGGGGAAGATCCTAAG gtaTAAGCCTCCCACCACAGAGAGCTCCCCCACTCTGGATGACCCCACCCCAGACTACATGAACCTATTGGGCATGATCTTCAGTATGTGTGGCCTGATGCTTAAG CTGAAGTGGTGTGCGTGGATCGCCGTCTATTGCTCCTTCATTAGTTTTGCAAACTCTCGCAGTTCTGAAGACACCAAACAGATGATGAGCAGCTTCAT GTTGTCGATTTCGGCAGTTGTCATGTCCTATTTACAGAACCCACAGCCCATGTCTCCCCCGTGGTAA